The genome window TTCTTCAATTTGAACAAGCCATCATTAAAGCATTTATAGTAGCTTTTGCAGATGTACTTCCATTCTTCGGCATCGGAGTGTTTCTTGTGCCAATGAGCTTTTATTTTTACTTAAAAGGAAATACCTTTTTATGTGTGGCTATTTTACTTTTGTATCTATTCGTTCAATTAACAAGGCAGCTAGCTGATTCTATGCTTTGGTCAAATACGCTACAATTGCGAACATTCCATACCTTTTTCATCAGTGCTGCCTCTATTTTATTATTTGGTTTTTACGGTATTTTACTTAGCCCCGTATTTTTATTTTTGGCGGTTAAACTAAAGGAAAATACTATTTTTGAACGATGATAAATTGACCTTTTTTCATTTTTTTACGCATCCAATAATAAAAGACTGGTTGGAACATTTTACGAGAAAAAGGCATGAGTAGTAATAAACCAATAAGATCCGTTAAAAAACCTGGTAATGCTAAAAGTACACCACCGCTAAAATTTAACACTGTATCAATTAAAGCTGGCCCTGGAGCCTCTCCACGTGCTATCGTATTTTTTACCTTTTGTACAGAATTCATACCTTTATTTTTCACTATATAAATACCTATAATACTCGTAGCAACTATGAGCAATAGTGTACTTAATACACCAATATTTTTACCAATTACTATTAATAACGCCAACTCGGCTAATGCGTAGACAATGAAACCAAGAAAAATTTTTCGCATATTTTTCTCCTTCCTATCTAAAAAAGCTATACCTTTTATACGTTATTATAGCCCATTTAGTTTCATAAAAAAACAATGAGCCCTATTTAAAGAGTTGACGACGCTAAGATTTCGGTGAAAAACCGCAAAATGCTATTTACTTCTTTATTATAAGAAAAGCTCTAGTACAATTATTTGCACTAGAGCTTTTTTATAGAATCAATTATGCCTCGGCATAATTGCGTCCGGAATCGGCTTTGTGCTTAGGCCTGCACGATGCAGGTCAGTTAGCTGTTATCGCATGGATGCGATGATTTTAGGCTAACATCCTCTAAGAATTCCTTTACGATTCCGTGACATCCGTCGAAGGCCATAACTTCTTTCAGCGGCCACCCGGAAGTTAAAGAACACTTGCATGCCCTTTGTATATAACTCCAGTTTCAGCATCCATCGTAATTTCTTGATCGTGGCGGATCAATGTAGTGGCTTCTTTTACTCCGACGATAACAGGAATGCCAAGGCTCAGCCCTACAACCGCAGCATGACTTGTAAGCCCGCCTTCCTCTGTAATCAGACCGATGCAGTTTTCAATTGCTGGCATCATATCGCGATCTGAACCAACCGTTACTAAAATGCATCCGTCTGTATCATACGCTAGTGCCTCTGCTGCATTTTTTGCAACAACTGTTTT of Lysinibacillus agricola contains these proteins:
- a CDS encoding FxsA family protein translates to MRKIFLGFIVYALAELALLIVIGKNIGVLSTLLLIVATSIIGIYIVKNKGMNSVQKVKNTIARGEAPGPALIDTVLNFSGGVLLALPGFLTDLIGLLLLMPFSRKMFQPVFYYWMRKKMKKGQFIIVQK